A single window of [Clostridium] hylemonae DSM 15053 DNA harbors:
- a CDS encoding helix-turn-helix transcriptional regulator, which yields MPKAYNQKIKLLFLMDLLERQTDTEHSITMKEILTAMEANGIQAARKSIYSDIETLRQYGMDIEYKKEQPEGYYLASHCFELPELKLLVDAVQSSRFITEKKSRSLIKKIEALASRHEASCLQRQVYVSDRIKTMNESIYYNVDKIHAAISGNSKIRFQYTQWTLDKTTVLRNEGKFYYISPWALNWTEENYYLIGYDADKNALRHFRVDKMLKIEVLKENREGAEIFRDFDPARYSKKTFGMFAGKEETVSIRFPNRLIGVVIDRFGKSAAVKRDGDGFFTARVQVAVSEQFFGWLTGLGKDVIIVSPEAVAGEHRRLLQGIIDTYACGT from the coding sequence ATGCCGAAAGCTTATAACCAGAAAATAAAACTGCTGTTTCTGATGGATCTGCTGGAGAGGCAGACAGATACGGAACATTCGATAACAATGAAAGAGATTCTGACTGCCATGGAAGCAAACGGCATCCAGGCCGCCAGGAAAAGCATATACAGCGATATTGAGACGCTCAGACAGTACGGCATGGATATAGAGTATAAAAAAGAACAGCCGGAAGGGTACTATCTTGCGAGCCACTGCTTTGAACTGCCGGAGCTTAAGCTGCTTGTGGATGCGGTGCAGTCCTCACGTTTTATCACAGAGAAGAAGTCCAGAAGCCTGATCAAAAAAATTGAAGCGCTGGCAAGCAGGCATGAAGCATCCTGTCTGCAGAGACAGGTGTATGTTTCCGACCGGATCAAGACGATGAATGAGAGCATTTATTACAATGTGGACAAGATACACGCCGCCATTTCGGGGAATTCTAAGATAAGATTCCAGTATACACAGTGGACATTGGACAAGACAACTGTACTGCGCAATGAAGGGAAATTCTATTATATCAGTCCGTGGGCGCTCAACTGGACGGAAGAAAATTATTATCTGATAGGCTATGATGCGGACAAGAACGCTCTGAGGCATTTCAGAGTGGATAAAATGCTGAAAATAGAGGTCCTGAAGGAGAACAGAGAAGGGGCGGAGATATTCCGGGACTTTGATCCGGCCCGGTACTCGAAAAAAACTTTTGGGATGTTCGCGGGGAAGGAAGAAACGGTATCCATCCGTTTCCCAAACCGTCTGATCGGGGTAGTCATTGACCGGTTCGGAAAATCGGCCGCAGTAAAAAGAGACGGGGACGGTTTTTTTACGGCCAGGGTCCAGGTTGCTGTGAGTGAACAGTTTTTTGGGTGGTTAACAGGATTAGGAAAAGATGTTATAATAGTTTCACCTGAGGCGGTTGCCGGGGAGCACAGGAGACTTCTTCAGGGAATCATAGATACTTATGCCTGCGGCACATGA
- the proC gene encoding pyrroline-5-carboxylate reductase, whose amino-acid sequence MKLGFIGTGNMASAIMGGIIEKQIIPAEEIIGADLFAPGREKARTQFGIHVTDSNKEVVEKAEVIVLSVKPQFYEDVINEIKGDIKDDQIIITIAPGKTLAWLEEKFGRPVKIVRTMPNTPAMVGEGMTAACPNEHMDDKGMEYVKTLLQSFSQVEVVPERLMDAVVSVSGSSPAYVFVLIEAMADAAVSGGMPRPQAYKFAAQAVLGSAKMVLETGKHPGELKDMVCSPAGTTIEAVRVLEERGFRSAVIEAMKVCEDISRSL is encoded by the coding sequence ATGAAATTGGGATTTATCGGTACAGGTAATATGGCGTCTGCCATCATGGGAGGAATCATTGAGAAACAGATCATTCCGGCGGAGGAGATCATTGGAGCAGATCTGTTTGCCCCGGGCAGAGAGAAAGCGCGGACACAGTTTGGCATCCATGTGACTGACAGTAACAAAGAAGTTGTGGAAAAGGCAGAAGTCATCGTTCTTTCTGTAAAGCCGCAGTTCTATGAGGACGTGATCAATGAGATAAAGGGCGATATTAAAGATGATCAGATTATAATCACGATTGCGCCCGGAAAGACGCTTGCGTGGCTCGAAGAGAAGTTCGGCAGACCGGTAAAGATCGTCCGCACGATGCCGAACACACCTGCGATGGTCGGAGAAGGTATGACGGCTGCATGCCCGAATGAGCATATGGACGATAAAGGGATGGAATATGTAAAGACGCTGCTTCAGAGTTTCAGCCAGGTTGAAGTCGTGCCGGAACGCCTCATGGACGCGGTAGTTTCCGTAAGCGGCAGTTCACCGGCTTACGTGTTCGTCCTTATTGAAGCCATGGCCGATGCCGCCGTATCAGGCGGAATGCCGAGACCGCAGGCGTATAAGTTTGCGGCGCAGGCAGTGCTCGGAAGTGCCAAGATGGTACTGGAGACTGGAAAGCATCCGGGAGAACTAAAAGACATGGTCTGCTCCCCGGCAGGGACGACGATCGAGGCAGTCCGCGTATTGGAGGAGAGAGGGTTCAGAAGTGCCGTGATCGAGGCAATGAAAGTGTGTGAAGACATATCCAGGAGTCTGTAA